The following are encoded together in the Nocardioides okcheonensis genome:
- the rsmI gene encoding 16S rRNA (cytidine(1402)-2'-O)-methyltransferase, with protein sequence MAGVLVLAGTPIGQAGDAPPRLAAELSGADVVAAEDTRRLKRLCADLQITLGGRVVSYFEGNEQARTPVLLEALLAGERVVLVTDAGMPSVSDPGYRLVAAAVERDVRVTAVPGPSAVLTALAVSGLPVDRFCFEGFLPRKAGERARRLAALATEERTMVFFEAPHRTEAALAAMAEALGDDRPAAVCRELTKTHEEVRRGPLGELAAWAGEGVRGEVTVVVQGSSGGGPAVATDPGSLRAAVADLEATGSSRKEAIAEVARRAGLPKREVYDVVHR encoded by the coding sequence ATGGCTGGCGTCCTGGTCCTCGCGGGCACCCCGATCGGGCAGGCGGGCGACGCCCCGCCCCGCCTCGCCGCCGAGCTGTCCGGCGCCGACGTGGTCGCGGCGGAGGACACCCGGCGGCTCAAGCGGCTGTGCGCCGACCTCCAGATCACCCTCGGCGGGCGCGTGGTGTCCTACTTCGAGGGCAACGAGCAGGCGCGCACGCCGGTGCTGCTCGAGGCGCTCCTCGCCGGCGAGCGGGTCGTGCTGGTGACCGACGCGGGCATGCCGAGCGTGTCCGACCCCGGCTACCGACTGGTCGCCGCCGCCGTGGAGCGCGACGTGCGGGTCACCGCGGTCCCCGGACCGAGCGCGGTGCTGACCGCGCTCGCGGTCAGCGGGCTGCCGGTCGACCGGTTCTGCTTCGAGGGCTTCCTGCCGCGCAAGGCGGGGGAGCGGGCCCGCCGACTCGCCGCGCTGGCCACCGAGGAGCGCACGATGGTGTTCTTCGAGGCGCCGCACCGCACCGAGGCGGCGCTGGCGGCGATGGCCGAGGCGCTGGGCGACGACCGCCCCGCCGCGGTGTGCCGCGAGCTCACCAAGACCCACGAGGAGGTCCGCCGAGGCCCGCTCGGCGAGCTGGCCGCCTGGGCCGGCGAGGGCGTACGCGGCGAGGTGACCGTCGTGGTCCAGGGCTCCAGCGGCGGTGGTCCGGCCGTCGCCACCGACCCCGGCTCGCTGCGGGCCGCCGTCGCCGACCTCGAGGCCACCGGGTCCAGCCGCAAGGAGGCGATCGCCGAGGTCGCCCGCCGCGCCGGGCTGCCCAAGCGGGAGGTCTACGACGTTGTCCACCGCTGA
- a CDS encoding Type 1 glutamine amidotransferase-like domain-containing protein, with translation MKLLLTSGGVTNASIRSALVDLLGKPVEESSALAVPTAQWGHPMCGPESLHAFVADRTPPTMTGLGWASVGVLELAALPTIDPARWVPWVEAADVLLVDGGEAVYLAHWIRESGLLDVLPRLEDTVWVGVSAGSMVMAPRIGQRFVEWRPDEPDTTLGLVDFSIFPHLGFFPTSTLEAAREWAAGLGNPAYVLDEQSAVVVDGDRVEVVSEGEWHRLADVPADHVYPEEYENS, from the coding sequence ATGAAGCTGCTGCTGACCTCGGGGGGCGTCACCAACGCCAGCATCCGCTCCGCGCTCGTCGACCTGCTCGGCAAGCCCGTCGAGGAGTCGTCCGCCCTCGCGGTGCCGACCGCGCAGTGGGGCCACCCGATGTGCGGCCCCGAGTCGCTGCACGCGTTCGTGGCCGACCGGACGCCGCCCACCATGACCGGCCTCGGCTGGGCCTCCGTGGGCGTCCTCGAGCTGGCCGCGCTGCCCACGATCGACCCCGCCCGCTGGGTGCCGTGGGTCGAGGCGGCCGACGTGCTCCTCGTCGACGGCGGCGAGGCGGTCTACCTCGCCCACTGGATCCGCGAGTCCGGGCTGCTGGACGTGCTGCCGCGCCTCGAGGACACCGTGTGGGTCGGCGTCAGCGCCGGCAGCATGGTGATGGCGCCGCGCATCGGCCAGCGGTTCGTGGAGTGGCGGCCCGACGAGCCCGACACCACGCTCGGGCTGGTCGACTTCTCGATCTTCCCGCACCTCGGGTTCTTCCCCACCAGCACCCTCGAGGCCGCGCGGGAGTGGGCCGCCGGCCTCGGCAACCCCGCGTACGTCCTGGACGAGCAGTCCGCGGTGGTCGTCGACGGCGACCGGGTCGAGGTGGTCTCGGAGGGCGAGTGGCACCGGCTCGCGGACGTGCCGGCCGACCACGTCTACCCCGAGGAGTACGAGAACAGCTGA
- a CDS encoding response regulator — MAEILVVDDEDDIRELVAMCVRRAGHTAWTFDDPHAALDFATRRTEIELALLDWSMPSMDGGELCVELRAVPHLAAIPILVVTAYTDEETRARAFASGASGFIAKPFSLQVLQQYVATAMADPAQDLLAPDELPTKPA; from the coding sequence GTGGCAGAGATCCTGGTGGTCGACGACGAGGACGACATCCGCGAGCTGGTCGCGATGTGCGTGCGCCGCGCCGGCCACACGGCCTGGACCTTCGACGACCCGCACGCCGCCCTGGACTTCGCCACCCGGCGCACCGAGATCGAGCTCGCGCTGCTCGACTGGAGCATGCCGTCGATGGACGGCGGCGAGCTGTGCGTCGAGCTGCGCGCGGTGCCCCACCTCGCTGCGATCCCGATCCTCGTGGTGACCGCCTACACCGACGAGGAGACCCGCGCGCGGGCGTTCGCGTCGGGCGCCTCGGGCTTCATCGCCAAGCCGTTCAGCCTCCAGGTCCTGCAGCAGTACGTCGCCACCGCCATGGCCGACCCGGCCCAGGACCTGCTCGCCCCGGACGAGCTGCCGACCAAGCCCGCCTGA
- a CDS encoding dolichyl-phosphate-mannose--protein mannosyltransferase, with translation MIPTAAERNRPRWRSEDPVTGWVGAICLAALAFFLRRWHLGTPHQFSFDETYYAKDAWSLLQFGYVRTYVEDADKTILNGQVTGLWQDGPSMVVHPEVGKWLIAAGIKVVGMDPTGWRTASAVVGALMVLVMCRFVRRVSGSTTLGLVAGLLLSLDGLQLVLSRLALLDIFLAFFVLCGVHCVVADRQWLRDRLAAGRTGRWWQSWWRPWLLLGGLSFGLACGTKWSAIYPLAAFGLLAWIWSAGARRAFGQRRPLLRSVVLDGVPAFLALVGVAFATYVASWTGWLMHADAYEQALSNTQYTTYDGGEQWPTATEPDASGLGEVTQSLRSLWYYHHDVYTFHSHFLNDSTHVYASKPSTWLVMGRPVGVDAQTDIQPGSQGCEAPSGSSCIRQVLLLGNPVVWWAGCLAMVASLVLWIGARDWRHGVAVVGLATTWLPWFLYDDRPIFVFYAIACLPFLVLSLALAMGHLVGTSEVPGPRRTLGVVAAGTVTVLTIVAFAWFWPIWTDVLLTKSEWDARIWFRRWI, from the coding sequence GTGATCCCGACCGCCGCGGAGCGCAACCGCCCACGCTGGCGGTCGGAGGACCCGGTGACCGGGTGGGTCGGGGCGATCTGCCTGGCCGCGCTCGCGTTCTTCCTGCGCCGCTGGCACCTCGGGACGCCGCACCAGTTCTCCTTCGACGAGACCTACTACGCCAAGGACGCGTGGTCGCTGCTGCAGTTCGGCTACGTCCGCACCTACGTCGAGGACGCCGACAAGACGATCCTCAACGGCCAGGTGACCGGCCTCTGGCAGGACGGGCCCTCGATGGTCGTCCACCCCGAGGTCGGCAAGTGGCTGATCGCGGCCGGCATCAAGGTCGTCGGGATGGACCCCACCGGCTGGCGCACGGCGTCCGCCGTCGTCGGGGCGCTGATGGTGCTGGTGATGTGCCGCTTCGTGCGCAGGGTGAGCGGCTCGACCACGCTCGGCCTGGTCGCGGGGCTGCTGCTCTCCCTCGACGGCCTCCAGCTGGTGCTGTCGCGGCTGGCGCTGCTCGACATCTTCCTGGCGTTCTTCGTGCTGTGCGGCGTGCACTGCGTGGTCGCGGACCGGCAGTGGCTGCGCGACCGGCTGGCGGCCGGGCGCACCGGCCGCTGGTGGCAGTCGTGGTGGCGCCCCTGGCTGCTGCTCGGCGGGCTGTCCTTCGGTCTCGCCTGCGGCACCAAGTGGTCGGCGATCTACCCGCTGGCCGCGTTCGGCCTGCTGGCGTGGATCTGGAGCGCGGGCGCGCGCCGCGCCTTCGGCCAGCGCCGGCCGCTGCTGCGCTCGGTGGTGCTCGACGGCGTGCCGGCGTTCCTCGCGCTCGTCGGGGTCGCGTTCGCGACCTACGTCGCGTCGTGGACCGGCTGGCTCATGCACGCCGACGCCTACGAGCAGGCGCTCAGCAACACGCAGTACACGACGTACGACGGCGGGGAGCAGTGGCCGACCGCGACCGAGCCCGACGCGAGCGGGCTCGGCGAGGTCACCCAGTCGCTGCGCTCGCTCTGGTACTACCACCACGACGTCTACACCTTCCACAGCCACTTCCTGAACGACTCGACCCACGTGTACGCCTCGAAGCCCTCGACCTGGCTGGTCATGGGACGTCCCGTCGGCGTCGACGCGCAGACCGACATCCAGCCGGGCTCGCAGGGGTGCGAGGCGCCCAGCGGCTCGAGCTGCATCCGCCAGGTGCTGCTGCTCGGCAACCCGGTGGTGTGGTGGGCCGGCTGCCTGGCGATGGTGGCGTCGCTGGTGCTGTGGATCGGCGCACGCGATTGGCGCCACGGCGTCGCGGTCGTCGGGCTGGCCACGACCTGGCTGCCGTGGTTCCTCTACGACGACCGCCCGATCTTCGTCTTCTACGCCATCGCCTGCCTGCCGTTCCTCGTGCTCTCGCTCGCGCTCGCGATGGGCCACCTCGTGGGCACCTCCGAGGTGCCCGGACCACGACGCACGCTCGGCGTCGTGGCGGCCGGGACCGTGACGGTGCTGACGATCGTGGCGTTCGCGTGGTTCTGGCCGATCTGGACCGACGTGCTGCTCACCAAGTCCGAGTGGGACGCCCGGATCTGGTTCCGGCGCTGGATCTGA
- a CDS encoding TatD family hydrolase, giving the protein MSTAEPTRARAATEEKSGSRRDRERPPAPEPLPHPVVDNHCHLDIADGDWLATQDAIAAAAAVGVPRIVQIGCDLPGARWAVAAAAEHAALVAGVALHPNEAPRLAATGDLDAALAEIEDLARSHDKVRAIGETGLDAFRTGEDGRAAQEESFRRHVDLAKRLDKTLVIHDRDAHDDVLRVIDSEGAPERWVMHCFSGDAAFARACLDRGAHLSFAGTVTFKNAQPLRDALAITPLDRVLVETDAPYLTPTPWRGRPNASYLVPVTVRAMAEVLDADLEALCRAIDTNTETAFGGPW; this is encoded by the coding sequence TTGTCCACCGCTGAGCCGACGCGTGCTCGCGCCGCCACCGAGGAGAAGTCCGGGTCCCGCCGCGACCGCGAGCGCCCGCCCGCACCCGAGCCGCTGCCGCACCCGGTCGTCGACAACCACTGCCACCTCGACATCGCCGACGGCGACTGGCTCGCCACGCAGGACGCGATCGCCGCTGCCGCCGCGGTCGGAGTGCCGCGGATCGTGCAGATCGGCTGCGACCTCCCCGGCGCCCGCTGGGCCGTCGCCGCGGCCGCGGAGCACGCCGCCCTCGTCGCGGGCGTCGCACTGCACCCCAACGAGGCGCCGCGGCTCGCCGCCACCGGCGACCTCGACGCCGCGCTCGCGGAGATCGAGGACCTCGCCCGGTCCCACGACAAGGTCCGGGCGATCGGCGAGACCGGCCTCGACGCCTTCCGCACCGGCGAGGACGGCCGGGCCGCGCAGGAGGAGAGCTTCCGCCGCCACGTCGACCTCGCCAAGCGGCTCGACAAGACGCTGGTCATCCACGACCGCGACGCCCACGACGACGTGCTGCGCGTCATCGACTCCGAGGGCGCGCCCGAGCGGTGGGTGATGCACTGCTTCTCCGGCGACGCCGCCTTCGCGCGGGCCTGCCTCGACCGCGGCGCCCACCTCAGCTTCGCCGGCACCGTCACCTTCAAGAACGCCCAGCCGCTGCGCGACGCGCTGGCGATCACCCCGCTCGACCGGGTCCTCGTCGAGACGGACGCGCCCTACCTGACGCCCACGCCGTGGCGCGGACGGCCCAACGCGTCCTACCTCGTGCCGGTGACGGTGCGGGCCATGGCGGAGGTGCTCGACGCCGACCTGGAGGCGCTCTGCCGGGCCATCGACACCAACACCGAGACCGCCTTCGGGGGTCCCTGGTAG
- a CDS encoding malectin domain-containing carbohydrate-binding protein: MRATRTTVCAGLAASSLVLAGIAAGPASAVNADHGDRIVSRTPAASTPHVMNGAVTGITQVGNTVVVVGTFTRVSPAATFANTGDDLVRNRVFAFDATTGVINPGFNPNLGGSANSVTTDGTSVWVGGAFTSVGGNTAIKRVVKLSASGAVVGAFRSVPNRPVNEVVYSNGRVYLGGSFTSVASGTTSARAALAAVDPTTGATLAGVNVPFAGVYDPANGGGGTTNITRFDVSPDGSRLAAIGNFATVGGLPRVQVALLDTSGPTATVASWATNRYDRAHNSCASVFDTFTRDVDFSPAGDYFVVSATGAFAGGAASGTMCDTVTRWDTASTGNDPVWSDYTGGDTTYGVAVTGSAVYVGGHMRWQNNPFQGDQAGPGAVPREGIAALDPVNGLPLSWNPGRARGVGAQALFATAQGLWVGSDTTRIGGVTRGRLAFMPLAGGTQVPAVAPATLPNDLFLAQRTSGAAADVLYRVDAAGPAVQAGDGGPDWTTADGFVSGGNVADWGATVPRDATVPAGTPADLFAAERWAEQDWSFPVPAGRHLVVRLYFANQYDGTAQPGQRVFDVLVDGVTRLDDFDIAAAVGHKVGTMRSLAVTSDADGLDIDLRAVVENPLVNAIEVLDADVPAGSGSAGALLRRGVDASATPTGVATTANTSLDWSTVRGAFWVNGTLFYGLPDGRLYRRTFNATTGATGAQQVVNLYDDPDTGERIPFAISNLTGMAYDPGTHRIYYTLFGDSRLHYRYFTPESSVVGAEDFIGDNGGVDLSRVAGMTLAGGRLLYGSSADGALRSAPFAGGRVTGAPVVTSNDGSWRHRAMFVAR; encoded by the coding sequence ATGCGCGCCACCAGGACCACCGTCTGCGCGGGGCTGGCCGCCTCGTCGCTCGTCCTCGCCGGGATCGCCGCCGGCCCGGCCTCCGCGGTCAACGCCGACCACGGCGACCGCATCGTGTCGCGGACGCCCGCGGCGAGCACGCCGCACGTGATGAACGGCGCGGTCACCGGGATCACGCAGGTCGGCAACACCGTCGTGGTCGTCGGCACCTTCACCCGGGTCAGCCCCGCCGCCACCTTCGCCAACACCGGCGACGACCTGGTCCGCAACCGGGTCTTCGCCTTCGACGCCACCACCGGGGTGATCAACCCCGGGTTCAACCCCAACCTCGGTGGCTCGGCCAACTCGGTCACGACCGACGGCACCAGCGTCTGGGTGGGGGGTGCGTTCACGTCCGTCGGCGGCAACACCGCGATCAAGCGGGTGGTCAAGCTCTCCGCCTCCGGCGCGGTGGTGGGTGCGTTCCGCTCCGTGCCGAACCGGCCCGTCAACGAGGTCGTCTACAGCAACGGCCGGGTCTACCTCGGCGGGTCGTTCACGTCGGTGGCGTCCGGGACGACGTCGGCTCGGGCGGCGCTCGCGGCGGTCGACCCGACGACGGGTGCCACGCTTGCCGGGGTCAACGTGCCGTTCGCCGGCGTCTACGACCCCGCGAACGGTGGCGGCGGCACCACCAACATCACCCGCTTCGACGTCTCGCCCGACGGCTCCCGGCTCGCAGCGATCGGCAACTTCGCCACCGTCGGCGGCCTGCCGCGCGTCCAGGTCGCGCTGCTCGACACCAGCGGCCCGACGGCGACGGTCGCGTCGTGGGCGACCAACCGCTACGACCGGGCGCACAACAGCTGCGCGAGCGTCTTCGACACCTTCACCCGTGACGTCGACTTCTCCCCGGCCGGCGACTACTTCGTGGTCTCCGCGACCGGCGCGTTCGCCGGCGGCGCCGCCAGCGGCACCATGTGCGACACCGTCACCCGCTGGGACACCGCCAGCACCGGCAACGACCCGGTCTGGTCCGACTACACCGGCGGCGACACGACCTACGGCGTCGCCGTGACCGGCAGCGCCGTCTACGTCGGGGGCCACATGCGCTGGCAGAACAACCCGTTCCAGGGTGACCAGGCCGGCCCCGGCGCCGTCCCCCGCGAGGGCATCGCGGCGCTCGACCCCGTCAACGGCCTCCCGCTGTCGTGGAACCCCGGCCGGGCCCGGGGCGTCGGCGCGCAGGCGCTGTTCGCCACTGCGCAGGGCCTGTGGGTCGGCAGCGACACCACCCGCATCGGCGGCGTGACGCGCGGGCGGCTGGCGTTCATGCCGCTCGCCGGGGGCACCCAGGTCCCGGCCGTGGCGCCCGCCACCCTGCCCAACGACCTGTTCCTCGCCCAGCGGACCTCCGGCGCCGCGGCCGACGTGCTCTACCGCGTCGACGCGGCCGGTCCCGCCGTCCAGGCGGGGGACGGCGGCCCCGACTGGACCACGGCCGACGGCTTCGTCAGCGGCGGCAACGTCGCCGACTGGGGCGCCACCGTCCCCCGCGACGCGACCGTCCCGGCCGGGACGCCGGCCGACCTGTTCGCCGCGGAGCGGTGGGCGGAGCAGGACTGGAGCTTCCCGGTCCCGGCCGGCCGTCACCTGGTGGTGCGGCTCTACTTCGCGAACCAGTACGACGGCACCGCCCAGCCCGGGCAGCGCGTCTTCGACGTGCTGGTCGACGGCGTGACCCGGCTCGACGACTTCGACATCGCGGCGGCCGTCGGCCACAAGGTCGGGACCATGCGGTCGCTCGCGGTCACCAGCGACGCGGACGGCCTCGACATCGACCTGCGGGCCGTCGTGGAGAACCCGCTCGTCAACGCGATCGAGGTGCTCGACGCCGACGTCCCCGCGGGCAGCGGCTCCGCCGGAGCGCTGCTGCGCCGCGGGGTCGACGCCTCCGCCACCCCGACCGGGGTCGCGACGACCGCCAACACGTCCCTGGACTGGTCGACCGTGCGGGGCGCCTTCTGGGTCAACGGCACGCTGTTCTACGGCCTGCCCGACGGCCGGCTCTACCGGCGCACCTTCAACGCCACCACGGGCGCGACCGGCGCCCAGCAGGTCGTGAACCTCTACGACGACCCCGACACCGGCGAGCGGATCCCGTTCGCGATCTCCAACCTCACCGGCATGGCCTACGACCCCGGCACCCACCGGATCTACTACACGCTCTTCGGCGACAGCCGCCTGCACTACCGCTACTTCACCCCGGAGAGCTCCGTGGTGGGCGCCGAGGACTTCATCGGCGACAACGGCGGCGTCGACCTGTCCCGGGTCGCCGGGATGACGCTGGCCGGCGGCCGGCTGCTCTACGGCTCCTCGGCCGACGGGGCGCTCCGGTCCGCGCCGTTCGCCGGCGGCCGGGTCACCGGGGCACCGGTGGTGACGAGCAACGACGGCAGCTGGCGCCACCGCGCGATGTTCGTCGCCCGCTGA